GCATACCCCCGAAGACATCGATCGCACCATCGAAGCCGCACATCGATCGCTGCAAGGGGCCTGATTCCTCACGGGGGCGCATCCGGTTGGTAATCCCGTGCGCCCCCGGTTTTATGCACCAGCCTCGGCACTCAAACCTCACTCACTTTTCAACACTTCGAGGATCTCGACCTGCGCCGCCTGCCAGGCCGGATAGGCCCCCGCAACAAGCCCCAGCAGCGCCGAACCGGCCAATGCCAGCAACACCAGAGACGGCTCGAAGACATAAGGCAGTCCGCCGATCCGGCAGACCAGCAGCACCAGTCCCAATGCGAGCCCAACGCCTGAAAGACCGCCGGCCATCGCCATCATGGCCGCCTCCAGCAAAAACTGGCCCACGATATCACGCCGCCGGGCGCCCACCGCCCGTCTTACGCCGATTTCCAGTCGCCGGGCGCGAACCAGCAGCACCATGATGGATAGAATGCCGAGACCGCCAACGGTAAACGATACCGAGGAGCTGATAAGACCGAGGGTACCGACCAGGTTCAGGGCCTGCTGCTGGACCTCCATGGTGTCCTTTGCGGTCAGGACGGAAAAATCGTCCTCTTCTCCGGGGCCGATGCGATGGTTGCGCCGCAGAATTTCGGCGGCGGATTGTTTGGCCGCGGAAATATCGGCTTCGTCGCCAAGCTGCAGATACACCCCGCTGAGCCAGGTCTGGTTGCTCATGCGGCGCAGATAGGTGTCCATCGGCACAAATACCTGTTCGTCCTGATCGGCACCCGCGATATCGGCGCCTTTGGGTTGCATCACCCCCACCACCCGCAGCATCGCCCGATGAAAAAATACCGGTTGTCCGAGGGCGGCCCGCGACCTGCCGAACAGGCGCCTGGCAATACTGGCCCCCAGCACGCAAACCCTGGCACGGCGGTTTTCGTCGGCGGCGGAAAGAAAACGCCCGACTTCGGGCACGGCGTTGCGCACCCACCGATAGTCGGGCCAGGTGGCCACCAGCTGGCAGTTGATGCTCAGGTTGCCCGAGCGTATCGGCAGGGTGACGCTGACAAACGGTGCCGACTTGCGCACCGCGGGCAGCGCCCGGGCCAGATCCCGGGCATCCTGCAGCGTAAAGGTGGTCGCTTCATGGCGCACTCTGCCCGATCGGCCGGGCCGAAAGGCGAGCTGACCGGTGCGGGCCATGAACAGATTGCTGCCGAGCTTGGCGGTTTCCTGCTCGGCCTTGAGCAGCATGGCGCGGGAGATGTGCTGCACACCGGTCAGGGCCAGGGCGCCAAGCATCACGCCGAGCATGGCCAGAAGGGTCCGCAGACGATGGGCACGTAGTGATGCCAGTGCAATTTTAATGCTAAGCAGCATGCCCTTGCTCCACGCCGTCTATGCTCAGCCGTTGCCTTTGAGGGCATCGATGGGCGACAGGGATGCCGCGCGCCGCGCCGGCTTGAGACCGAACAGCAAACCGATGACCAGTGAGGCAGTCAGCGAAAAACCGAAAACTTTCCAGGAAAACAGGATTTGCAGGATTTCCAGCCGCGCCAGCAACTGCCCCATGGCCATGCCCAACCCCATGCCGAACAGCGCGCCAATCGATGTCAGGATCACCGCCTCCAGAAGAATCTGCGTCAATATCGCCCAGCGCGGTGCCCCAAGCGCCATTTTCAGTCCGATTTCCGAGCGGCGCTCATCGACACCGAGATAAAACAGATTGGCCAGCACAAAACCCCCGACCACCATGGCCACCAGGGCGGTCACACCGAGAAACAGCACCAGCCCCCCTTGAATGTCGACAGAAATTTCAGAATCTCGTCGGCGGTAAGGATGCTGAAATCGTCCATTTCTTCCGGCCGCAGGCCGTGCAGATGGCGCAACAGGCTGCGCATATTGGCGACATGCCGCGGCATGGATTCCGGGTGATGGAATTTAACGCGCAGGGCGCGAAAGTATTTGCGATCCAGGTTGAAACGCCGGGTCAGGGTGGTAATGGGGATGATGATACGGTCGTCGATGGCCCCGCCGCCACCCACCACGCCGCGATAACTCAACCGGCCGACAATCTGCAGAGGGAA
This portion of the Syntrophotalea acetylenica genome encodes:
- a CDS encoding ABC transporter permease, producing MLLSIKIALASLRAHRLRTLLAMLGVMLGALALTGVQHISRAMLLKAEQETAKLGSNLFMARTGQLAFRPGRSGRVRHEATTFTLQDARDLARALPAVRKSAPFVSVTLPIRSGNLSINCQLVATWPDYRWVRNAVPEVGRFLSAADENRRARVCVLGASIARRLFGRSRAALGQPVFFHRAMLRVVGVMQPKGADIAGADQDEQVFVPMDTYLRRMSNQTWLSGVYLQLGDEADISAAKQSAAEILRRNHRIGPGEEDDFSVLTAKDTMEVQQQALNLVGTLGLISSSVSFTVGGLGILSIMVLLVRARRLEIGVRRAVGARRRDIVGQFLLEAAMMAMAGGLSGVGLALGLVLLVCRIGGLPYVFEPSLVLLALAGSALLGLVAGAYPAWQAAQVEILEVLKSE